One Polaribacter sp. KT25b DNA segment encodes these proteins:
- a CDS encoding response regulator has protein sequence MSKYSQRRINLVFNIALVNIGFAILVSFFSHKLDLIWLRNYNALNILAYVLVAYLAKKEELNIARILYLLTSNFGIAIISSYAGKNGSIEFIYMFSIGLPFIFFSFRRERILVILFSILPLILWTLLYKTDYNLFTTTKLDPIIAREFVYPIAVASAISLVLFLLIYFVILNSNYFNKIHKRELEALEASNSKSQFLSTMSHEIRTPLNAVIGLSHILGENKPRKDQIENIEALNYSGKILLNLLNNVLDFSKMQSTNIELDNIPVDLSAAVKQIKKIHEASCLKKGITMNLEIDPDIQNVWLDIVRFNQVINNLVTNAIKFTDKGSVTLRIRKIKQHPDSLDLLTEIIDTGIGIPEEKQETIWEAFTQASSTTNRLYGGTGLGLPIVKSIVNSMGAEVKIDSVIGKGSRFYFQINLKLASDQDFQNTTSKKEHDFKQKTVLLVEDNLINIMVAQQILEKENLKVIIAYDGLMAVNMVKENDYDVILMDIQMPIMDGYTASKEIRKFNKHTPILALSASVFMEVKDRMEESGMNGFIFKPFDPEDLLNHIEEAIKL, from the coding sequence ATGTCAAAATATTCACAAAGAAGAATTAATCTCGTATTTAATATTGCTCTAGTAAATATTGGATTTGCAATACTCGTTTCATTCTTTTCTCACAAACTTGATCTTATTTGGCTAAGAAACTATAATGCTCTTAATATATTAGCTTATGTATTGGTTGCTTATCTTGCAAAAAAAGAAGAACTAAATATTGCTAGAATACTTTATTTATTAACCAGTAATTTTGGCATTGCAATTATTTCATCTTATGCCGGTAAAAATGGTAGTATTGAGTTTATTTATATGTTTAGTATTGGGTTACCATTTATATTTTTCTCTTTTAGAAGAGAACGAATATTAGTTATTTTATTTTCAATATTACCCCTTATTTTATGGACACTTCTTTACAAAACAGATTATAACCTTTTTACAACCACAAAATTAGATCCAATAATTGCTAGAGAATTTGTATATCCTATTGCTGTAGCTAGTGCAATATCTTTGGTATTATTTCTCTTAATTTATTTTGTTATTTTAAATTCTAACTATTTTAATAAAATACATAAAAGAGAACTAGAAGCTTTAGAAGCATCAAATTCTAAATCGCAGTTTTTAAGTACAATGAGTCATGAAATTAGAACTCCTTTAAATGCTGTAATAGGGCTTTCTCATATTTTAGGAGAAAATAAACCAAGAAAAGACCAAATAGAAAATATTGAAGCTTTAAATTATTCTGGTAAAATATTACTTAATCTACTTAACAATGTTTTAGATTTCAGCAAAATGCAATCTACTAATATTGAATTAGATAACATTCCTGTTGATTTATCTGCAGCTGTAAAACAAATCAAAAAAATTCATGAAGCTTCTTGTTTAAAAAAAGGAATTACTATGAATTTAGAAATAGATCCTGATATACAAAACGTTTGGTTAGATATTGTAAGATTTAATCAAGTTATAAATAATTTGGTAACAAATGCCATTAAATTTACAGATAAAGGCAGTGTTACACTAAGAATTCGTAAAATAAAACAACATCCAGATTCATTAGATTTATTAACAGAAATTATTGACACCGGTATTGGAATTCCAGAAGAAAAACAAGAGACTATTTGGGAAGCTTTTACACAAGCATCAAGCACAACAAATCGTTTATATGGTGGTACAGGTTTAGGCTTACCAATTGTAAAAAGTATTGTAAACTCAATGGGAGCAGAAGTTAAAATTGATAGTGTAATAGGCAAAGGAAGCCGTTTTTATTTTCAAATAAATTTAAAACTAGCTTCAGATCAAGACTTTCAAAATACTACTTCTAAAAAAGAGCATGATTTTAAACAAAAAACGGTGCTATTAGTTGAAGACAACTTAATAAATATTATGGTTGCTCAACAAATTTTAGAAAAAGAAAACTTAAAAGTAATTATTGCTTATGATGGTCTAATGGCAGTTAACATGGTAAAAGAAAATGATTATGATGTTATCTTAATGGATATTCAAATGCCAATTATGGATGGCTACACAGCATCTAAAGAAATAAGAAAATTTAATAAACATACACCAATTTTAGCCCTTTCTGCCTCGGTTTTTATGGAAGTAAAAGACAGAATGGAAGAAAGTGGTATGAATGGTTTTATCTTTAAACCTTTTGATCCTGAAGATTTATTAAATCATATAGAAGAAGCTATAAAACTTTAA
- a CDS encoding ATP-binding protein, producing MSDFSPRRTKMILALSLIAIIVSIMCTLLSIKLKINDLIYFHILNTFLFTITAFVAKKGNLNISRLLYLIILNAGIVTTASYFGQDAGIEFMLMFSMCLPFMVFSFRHEKISIASYSLISILLWTALYITDFNLITTSKIDVKIAANFIYPISIITTIILVAFQLMQYSYSNFNSSYSIHNSREDALEASKAKSDFLSTMSHEIRTPLNAVIGLSHILGDTKPREDQIENIEALNYSGKILLNLLNNVLDFSKMQSTTIQIDAIPTDILNALKQIRKIHEPNCLRKGISMNLKIDNNIPPVWLDIVRYNQIINNLITNAIKFTDTGSVTLNIHKRYETKNSINILTEIIDTGIGIPKEKLASIWDAFTQASSSTNRLYGGTGLGLPIVKSIVEAMGSKVKVDSKFGKGSRFYFILNLKLASEKELVKTNQKKERNFQGKKLLLVEDNLINVMVGKQIIEKSGLTIDVVNDGLAAVNKVKENKYDVVLMDIQMPIMDGYTATKEIRKFNTTLPILALSASIFMEVKDKINEAGMNGFIYKPFDPENLLDKIEEAINN from the coding sequence ATGTCAGATTTTTCCCCAAGACGTACTAAAATGATATTAGCATTATCGCTAATTGCTATTATTGTTAGTATTATGTGTACTTTATTATCAATAAAACTTAAAATTAATGATTTAATATATTTTCATATTTTAAACACTTTTTTATTTACTATAACAGCTTTTGTTGCTAAAAAAGGAAATTTAAATATCTCTAGATTATTATATTTAATTATTTTAAATGCAGGTATAGTTACAACTGCTTCTTATTTTGGTCAAGATGCAGGTATAGAATTTATGCTCATGTTTTCTATGTGTTTACCTTTTATGGTATTTTCTTTTAGACACGAAAAAATTTCTATTGCTAGTTATTCTTTAATCTCTATTTTACTTTGGACAGCCTTATATATTACAGATTTTAATTTGATAACTACATCAAAAATAGATGTAAAAATCGCTGCTAATTTTATTTATCCTATTTCAATAATTACTACTATTATTCTAGTTGCTTTTCAATTGATGCAATATTCGTACTCTAACTTTAATAGTTCATATTCCATTCATAATAGTCGAGAAGATGCTTTAGAAGCGTCAAAAGCAAAATCTGATTTTTTAAGTACAATGAGTCATGAAATTAGAACACCTTTAAATGCTGTTATTGGGCTATCTCATATATTAGGCGATACTAAACCAAGAGAAGATCAAATAGAAAATATAGAAGCGTTAAATTATTCTGGTAAAATTTTATTAAACCTTCTTAATAATGTTTTAGATTTTAGTAAAATGCAATCTACTACCATACAAATAGATGCAATTCCTACAGATATTCTTAATGCCTTAAAACAGATTAGAAAAATTCACGAACCCAATTGTTTACGAAAAGGAATTTCTATGAATTTAAAAATAGATAATAATATTCCTCCAGTTTGGTTAGATATTGTTAGATACAATCAAATAATTAATAACCTAATTACCAACGCAATAAAGTTTACAGACACAGGTAGTGTGACTCTAAATATTCATAAACGATACGAAACTAAAAATAGCATAAACATTCTTACAGAAATTATTGATACCGGAATTGGAATTCCGAAAGAGAAACTAGCATCAATTTGGGACGCTTTTACACAAGCCTCATCTAGTACAAATCGTTTATATGGCGGCACAGGTTTAGGTTTACCAATTGTAAAAAGTATTGTTGAAGCTATGGGGTCTAAAGTAAAAGTAGACAGTAAATTTGGCAAAGGAAGTCGGTTTTATTTTATTCTCAATTTAAAACTTGCTTCTGAAAAAGAGTTAGTTAAAACAAATCAAAAAAAAGAAAGAAACTTTCAAGGTAAAAAATTACTTTTAGTAGAAGACAACCTAATTAACGTAATGGTTGGTAAACAAATTATTGAAAAATCTGGACTTACAATAGACGTTGTTAATGATGGTTTAGCAGCTGTAAACAAGGTAAAAGAGAATAAATATGATGTTGTTTTAATGGATATTCAAATGCCCATTATGGATGGTTATACAGCAACCAAAGAAATAAGAAAATTTAATACAACTTTACCTATTCTAGCGCTTTCGGCTTCAATTTTTATGGAAGTAAAGGATAAAATTAATGAAGCTGGTATGAACGGATTTATATACAAACCTTTTGATCCTGAAAATTTATTAGATAAAATTGAGGAAGCTATAAATAACTAA
- a CDS encoding peptidylprolyl isomerase: protein MDNGIYAKFTTPKGEILVKLEHEKAPGTVGNFVALAEGNLENSAKNQGTPYYDGLKFHRVIPDFMIQGGCPQGTGTGNPGYKFDDEFHPDLKHDAPGKLAMANSGPATNGSQFYITHVPTPWLDGKHTVFGTVIDSQDVVDAVAQGDDMKVEIIRVGAKAEAFNAVEAFRTFEGSREKREAEEKAKQKELLDTVAAGYEETASGLRYQILQKGTGKQATKGANVSVHYKGQLLDGTVFDSSYKRKEPIDFNVGVGQVIAGWDEGILLLQVGDKARFVIPSNLAYGAAGAGGVIPPNATLIFDVELMNVK from the coding sequence ATGGATAACGGAATATACGCAAAATTTACCACACCAAAAGGTGAAATTTTAGTAAAATTAGAACACGAAAAAGCACCAGGAACAGTAGGTAACTTTGTAGCTTTAGCAGAAGGAAACTTAGAAAACTCAGCAAAAAACCAAGGAACTCCTTATTATGATGGATTAAAATTTCATAGAGTAATCCCAGATTTTATGATTCAAGGAGGTTGTCCTCAAGGAACAGGTACAGGTAACCCTGGTTATAAGTTTGATGATGAATTTCATCCAGATTTAAAACACGATGCTCCTGGAAAGTTAGCAATGGCTAATTCTGGTCCAGCAACAAATGGAAGTCAATTTTACATTACTCATGTTCCTACTCCTTGGTTAGATGGTAAACATACAGTTTTTGGTACAGTTATAGATAGCCAAGATGTTGTAGATGCAGTTGCACAAGGCGATGACATGAAAGTAGAAATTATTAGAGTTGGTGCAAAAGCAGAAGCTTTTAATGCTGTAGAAGCTTTTAGAACTTTTGAAGGTTCAAGAGAAAAACGTGAGGCAGAAGAAAAAGCAAAACAAAAAGAATTATTAGATACTGTTGCTGCTGGTTACGAAGAAACTGCAAGTGGTTTACGTTACCAAATTTTACAAAAAGGAACTGGAAAACAAGCTACTAAAGGTGCTAATGTTTCTGTACATTATAAAGGTCAATTATTAGACGGTACTGTTTTTGATTCTTCTTACAAAAGAAAAGAACCAATTGACTTTAATGTTGGTGTTGGACAAGTAATTGCTGGTTGGGATGAAGGAATTTTATTATTACAAGTTGGAGATAAAGCTCGTTTTGTAATTCCATCTAACTTAGCTTATGGTGCTGCTGGTGCTGGAGGTGTAATTCCACCAAATGCAACCTTAATTTTTGACGTTGAATTAATGAATGTAAAATAA
- a CDS encoding response regulator yields MSRDKKKPTSQRLNKLMYTISLLIGGFALLSGIASFNLGLHNLGYYHLITVIVYIYCAYLSKKGRIYYSRIIFFILLNLGITITASFYGRAASSEYLFLFSLALPFSVFSFKSEKRYVYFFSSLSGILWIALAFTEFKLFTNTPIDVEIASRYLYPISIVCLFTMVVTQLVYFSILGTKYYSKIHIKRQEALEASMAKSKFLSTMSHEIRTPLNAVIGLSHILGDNNPREDQINNIEALNYSGKTLLSLLNNVLDFSKMQFTTIELDNIPTDITVDLKQIIKTHEAACLRKGISLIIKVDDNIPFVYLDIVRFSQVINNLVSNAIKFTDKGSVTLTIKKIKTTKRNAILQIEVKDTGIGIQKNKQKLIWEAFAQESNTVNRIYGGTGLGLPIVKSIINVMGSRVKIRSLTGKGSLFYFRLKLKVADKDIIEKKIVKKVYNFKGQKVLLVDDNLINAMVGKQILEKEKLKVDVANDGLAALNKVKEQDFDIVLMDIQMPIMDGYNATKEIRKFNTTLPILALSANVFTEIKDKIDECGMNGFIFKPFTPEDLLSQIEKFTRN; encoded by the coding sequence ATGTCCAGAGACAAAAAAAAACCTACTTCACAAAGGCTTAATAAGCTAATGTATACTATTAGTTTATTAATTGGTGGTTTCGCATTATTATCTGGTATAGCTTCTTTTAATTTAGGTTTACATAATTTAGGATATTACCATTTAATTACAGTTATTGTATATATATATTGTGCATATCTTTCAAAAAAAGGTAGAATTTATTATTCTAGAATTATCTTTTTTATCCTTTTAAATTTAGGAATAACAATAACAGCTTCATTTTATGGTAGAGCAGCTAGTTCAGAATATTTATTTCTTTTTTCACTTGCTTTACCTTTTTCTGTGTTCTCATTTAAATCAGAAAAAAGGTATGTGTACTTCTTTTCTAGTCTTTCTGGTATTCTTTGGATAGCTTTAGCTTTCACCGAATTTAAACTATTTACAAATACACCAATTGATGTAGAAATTGCTAGCAGATATTTATACCCTATTTCTATAGTTTGCTTGTTTACTATGGTTGTAACTCAATTAGTCTATTTTTCTATTTTAGGCACCAAATACTATTCGAAAATTCACATAAAAAGACAAGAAGCACTTGAGGCTTCTATGGCAAAATCTAAATTTTTGAGCACAATGAGTCATGAAATTAGAACACCTTTAAATGCAGTAATTGGGCTTTCTCATATATTAGGTGATAATAATCCAAGAGAAGATCAAATAAATAATATAGAAGCATTAAACTATTCTGGTAAAACGTTATTAAGTTTATTAAATAATGTTTTAGATTTTAGTAAAATGCAATTTACAACTATTGAGCTAGATAACATACCAACTGACATTACAGTAGATCTAAAGCAAATAATAAAAACTCACGAAGCAGCTTGTTTAAGAAAAGGTATTTCATTAATAATTAAAGTTGATGATAATATTCCTTTTGTCTATTTAGATATTGTTAGGTTTAGTCAAGTAATCAACAATCTAGTTTCTAACGCAATTAAATTTACTGATAAAGGAAGTGTAACATTAACTATAAAAAAGATTAAAACCACAAAACGTAATGCAATACTTCAAATTGAAGTAAAAGATACTGGTATTGGCATCCAAAAAAATAAACAAAAATTAATTTGGGAAGCTTTTGCACAAGAATCAAATACTGTTAATAGAATATATGGTGGTACTGGTTTAGGTTTACCTATTGTAAAAAGCATTATTAATGTAATGGGTTCTAGAGTAAAAATACGTAGTTTAACAGGCAAAGGAAGTCTCTTTTACTTTAGACTAAAACTAAAAGTTGCAGACAAAGATATTATCGAAAAAAAAATCGTAAAAAAAGTATACAACTTTAAAGGTCAAAAAGTTTTATTAGTTGATGACAACCTTATTAACGCAATGGTTGGTAAACAAATTTTAGAAAAAGAAAAATTAAAAGTAGATGTTGCAAATGATGGTTTAGCTGCCTTAAATAAAGTTAAGGAACAAGATTTTGATATTGTTTTAATGGATATTCAAATGCCAATTATGGATGGCTATAATGCAACAAAAGAAATTAGAAAATTTAATACAACACTACCAATACTTGCCCTTTCTGCTAATGTTTTTACAGAAATAAAAGATAAAATTGATGAATGTGGTATGAATGGTTTTATTTTTAAACCATTTACACCAGAAGATTTACTAAGTCAAATTGAAAAATTTACCCGTAATTAA
- a CDS encoding response regulator has translation MLETNSWPFSKRRIKMIFTTSMVCLTMSVIWFILTNYLEINILSYYLLFAAALFFTTAILSKNGYPKIARSLFLMLFNFSIYFISSYLGKEASVEFFLFFAVGMPFIFYSFSREKVYIILFCLLPLLLWLLLFFTNFKPFVDVELKNPTRIKNIIYYFSITATLIFTVFQLTYYSYINSFANKNAHSTKQQALDASDAKSQFLSTMSHEIRTPLNAVIGLSHILGDNNPRKDQTQNIEALNYSGKILLNLLNNVLDFTKIQSKEIELDNIPVDLSSAIKQIKKIHEASCLRKKIIMNLEIDENIPFVWLDIVRFNQIINNLVSNAIKFTDKGSITLKIKKVNETKDSIDLFTEIIDTGIGIPEDKQETIWQAFTQASTTTNRLYGGTGLGLPIVKNIVESMGSKIKIDSEINKGSRFYFQLNLKRASKEELFKTTYKKAYNFKGKKVLLVEDNMINVMVGQQILEKVNLKVEVARDGLSAVNMVKNSHFDIILMDIQMPIMDGYTASTEIRKFNKHIPILALSASVFMQVNNKMKDCGINGFIFKPFDPEDLLNQIEDAIKIN, from the coding sequence ATGTTAGAAACAAATAGTTGGCCATTTTCAAAAAGAAGAATAAAAATGATTTTTACTACTTCTATGGTGTGCTTAACAATGTCTGTTATTTGGTTTATTTTAACCAATTATTTAGAAATTAATATACTTAGTTATTATTTACTTTTTGCTGCTGCTCTATTTTTTACCACTGCTATTCTATCTAAAAATGGATATCCAAAAATTGCAAGATCTTTATTTTTGATGTTATTTAATTTCTCTATTTACTTTATTTCTTCTTACCTAGGCAAAGAAGCTAGTGTTGAGTTTTTTTTATTTTTTGCTGTTGGTATGCCTTTTATTTTCTATTCATTTAGTAGAGAAAAAGTATATATTATTTTATTTTGTCTTCTACCATTATTACTTTGGTTGTTACTATTTTTTACCAATTTTAAACCTTTTGTTGATGTTGAATTAAAAAATCCAACTAGAATAAAAAATATCATTTACTATTTTTCTATAACAGCTACACTAATCTTTACAGTATTTCAACTAACTTATTATTCATATATAAATTCATTTGCAAATAAAAATGCTCATTCTACGAAACAACAAGCCTTAGATGCATCAGATGCTAAATCGCAATTTTTAAGTACTATGAGTCATGAAATTAGAACACCTTTAAATGCTGTTATTGGTCTTTCTCATATTTTGGGTGATAATAACCCTAGAAAAGATCAAACACAAAATATTGAGGCTTTAAACTATTCTGGTAAAATATTATTAAATTTATTAAATAACGTTTTAGATTTTACTAAAATTCAATCTAAAGAGATAGAACTTGATAATATTCCTGTAGATTTATCATCAGCAATAAAACAAATTAAAAAAATTCATGAAGCATCTTGTTTAAGAAAAAAAATTATCATGAATCTAGAAATTGATGAAAATATCCCATTTGTTTGGTTAGATATTGTTAGATTCAATCAAATTATTAATAATTTAGTTTCTAACGCAATTAAATTTACTGATAAGGGTAGTATTACACTTAAAATTAAAAAAGTAAATGAAACGAAAGATTCTATTGACTTATTTACAGAAATTATTGATACAGGAATAGGAATTCCAGAAGACAAGCAAGAAACAATATGGCAAGCTTTTACACAAGCATCTACCACTACCAATCGCTTATATGGTGGTACAGGTTTAGGTTTACCAATTGTAAAAAATATTGTGGAGTCGATGGGATCTAAAATTAAAATAGATAGTGAAATAAATAAAGGAAGTCGTTTTTATTTTCAACTAAATTTAAAAAGAGCTTCAAAAGAAGAGTTATTTAAAACTACTTACAAAAAAGCCTACAATTTTAAAGGTAAAAAGGTTCTTTTAGTAGAAGACAACATGATTAATGTAATGGTTGGACAGCAAATTTTAGAAAAAGTAAATCTAAAAGTTGAAGTTGCAAGAGATGGTTTATCTGCCGTAAATATGGTAAAAAATTCTCATTTTGATATTATTCTAATGGATATTCAAATGCCGATTATGGATGGCTACACAGCCTCCACAGAAATTAGAAAATTTAATAAACATATTCCTATTCTTGCCCTTTCTGCATCTGTTTTTATGCAAGTTAACAACAAAATGAAAGATTGTGGCATTAATGGTTTTATATTTAAACCTTTTGATCCAGAAGATTTATTAAATCAAATAGAAGATGCAATTAAAATTAACTAA
- the leuB gene encoding 3-isopropylmalate dehydrogenase, whose protein sequence is MKLKIAVLAGDGIGPEVIDQAVKVSDAIAKKFNHEITWRPALTGAAAIDAVGEPYPDETHEICASSDAVLFGAIGHPRFDNDPSAKVRPEQGLLKMRKKLGLFANVRPTFTFPSLLGKSPLKRERIEGTDLVFLRELTGGIYFGEKGRRDEGETAFDNCVYTRDEVKRLAVKGFELAMTRGKKLCCVDKANVLETSRLWRETVQAMEKDYPEVEVSYEFVDAVAMRLVQWPNSYDVLITENLFGDILTDEASVISGSMGLMPSASLGSEIGLFEPIHGSYPQATGLNIANPMATVLSAAMMFENFGLQAEGKAIRDAVNNALDKGIVTEDLADGGKAYGTIEVGNWIAENI, encoded by the coding sequence ATGAAATTAAAAATCGCAGTATTAGCAGGAGACGGAATTGGGCCTGAAGTTATAGATCAAGCAGTAAAAGTATCTGATGCAATTGCTAAAAAATTTAATCACGAAATTACATGGAGACCAGCATTAACTGGTGCAGCAGCAATTGATGCAGTTGGTGAACCTTATCCAGATGAAACGCACGAAATTTGTGCATCTTCGGATGCTGTTTTGTTTGGTGCAATTGGGCATCCAAGATTCGATAATGATCCATCAGCAAAAGTTCGTCCAGAGCAAGGATTATTAAAAATGCGTAAAAAATTAGGTTTATTTGCAAATGTGAGACCTACGTTTACATTTCCTTCTTTATTGGGTAAATCTCCTTTAAAAAGAGAAAGAATAGAAGGAACTGATTTGGTTTTTTTACGTGAATTAACTGGAGGAATTTACTTTGGTGAAAAAGGTAGAAGAGACGAAGGTGAAACTGCATTTGATAATTGTGTTTATACAAGAGATGAAGTTAAAAGATTAGCTGTAAAAGGTTTTGAACTAGCTATGACTCGTGGTAAAAAATTATGTTGTGTAGATAAAGCGAACGTTTTAGAAACATCAAGATTATGGAGAGAAACTGTGCAAGCTATGGAAAAAGATTATCCAGAAGTTGAGGTTTCTTATGAGTTTGTAGATGCAGTTGCAATGCGTTTAGTACAATGGCCAAATAGTTATGATGTTTTAATTACAGAAAATTTATTTGGAGATATATTAACAGATGAAGCTTCTGTAATTTCTGGTTCTATGGGATTAATGCCAAGTGCATCTTTAGGTTCTGAAATTGGTTTATTTGAACCAATTCATGGTTCTTACCCACAAGCAACAGGATTAAATATTGCAAATCCAATGGCTACTGTGTTATCAGCAGCAATGATGTTCGAAAACTTTGGTTTACAAGCAGAAGGAAAAGCAATTAGAGATGCTGTAAATAATGCTTTAGATAAAGGTATTGTTACAGAAGATTTAGCTGATGGTGGAAAAGCTTACGGAACAATCGAAGTTGGAAATTGGATTGCAGAAAATATCTAA
- a CDS encoding peptide chain release factor 3, translating to MSFLKEIERRRTFGIISHPDAGKTTLTEKLLLFGGAIQEAGAVKNNKIKKGATSDFMEIERQRGISVATSVLAFIYKNKKINILDTPGHKDFAEDTFRTLTAVDSVIVVIDVAKGVEPQTEKLVEVCRMRNIPMLVFINKLDREGKDAFDLLDEVEQKLGLTVTPMSFPIGMGYDFKGIYNIWEKKLNLFSGDNKTSISEGVEFDDLSNPELDTIVGDKAAETLREEIELISEVYPDFNQQEYLEGKLQPVFFGSALNNFGVKELLDAFIEIAPSPQPKKAEERLVDSKEKNLTGFVFKIHANMDPKHRDRLAFIKIVSGVFRRNSPYLHVRNGKKVKFSSPNAFFAEKKEIVDESYPGDIVGIHDTGNFKIGDTLTEGEILNFKGIPSFSPEHFRYVNNADPMKSKQLSKGLDQLMDEGVAQLFTLDMNGRKVVGTVGALQYEVIQYRLEHEYGAKCTYENLQVHKACWVEPKDIKNDEFKEFKRVKQRYLAKDKQGQLVFLADSEFTIQMTQSKYPSVKLHFTSEYKS from the coding sequence AAAAAATAATAAAATTAAAAAAGGTGCAACTTCCGATTTTATGGAAATTGAGCGCCAAAGAGGAATTTCTGTAGCAACTTCTGTGTTAGCTTTCATCTACAAAAACAAAAAAATAAACATTCTAGACACACCTGGTCACAAAGATTTTGCTGAAGATACTTTTAGAACTTTAACAGCTGTAGACAGCGTTATTGTTGTAATTGACGTTGCAAAAGGTGTAGAACCACAAACCGAAAAATTGGTTGAAGTTTGTAGAATGAGAAATATACCAATGTTGGTTTTTATCAATAAATTGGATAGAGAAGGTAAAGATGCCTTTGATTTATTAGATGAAGTTGAACAAAAATTAGGATTAACAGTAACTCCTATGAGTTTTCCTATAGGGATGGGGTATGACTTTAAAGGAATTTATAATATTTGGGAAAAGAAATTAAATCTTTTTTCTGGTGATAATAAAACTTCAATTTCTGAAGGAGTTGAATTTGATGATTTATCAAACCCAGAATTAGATACTATTGTTGGTGATAAAGCAGCAGAAACTTTACGAGAAGAAATAGAATTAATTAGCGAGGTTTATCCAGATTTTAATCAACAAGAATATTTAGAAGGAAAATTACAACCCGTATTTTTTGGTTCTGCATTAAATAACTTTGGTGTAAAAGAATTATTAGATGCTTTTATTGAAATTGCTCCTTCTCCACAACCTAAAAAAGCAGAAGAACGTCTAGTTGATTCTAAAGAAAAAAATTTAACTGGTTTTGTGTTTAAAATCCATGCAAATATGGATCCTAAACATAGAGACAGACTTGCTTTTATAAAAATTGTATCGGGAGTTTTTAGAAGAAATTCTCCTTATTTACATGTTCGAAACGGTAAAAAAGTAAAATTTTCTAGTCCGAATGCCTTTTTTGCTGAGAAAAAAGAAATTGTTGATGAATCGTATCCTGGAGATATTGTTGGTATTCATGACACTGGAAACTTTAAAATTGGAGACACTTTAACAGAAGGTGAAATACTTAATTTTAAAGGAATTCCAAGTTTTTCTCCAGAACATTTTAGATATGTTAACAATGCAGATCCTATGAAATCTAAACAATTATCTAAAGGTTTAGATCAATTAATGGATGAAGGTGTTGCGCAATTATTTACCTTAGACATGAATGGTCGTAAAGTAGTTGGTACAGTTGGTGCTTTACAATATGAAGTAATTCAATACAGATTAGAACACGAATATGGTGCAAAATGTACTTACGAAAATTTACAAGTTCATAAAGCTTGTTGGGTAGAACCTAAAGATATTAAAAATGATGAGTTTAAAGAATTTAAACGTGTTAAACAACGCTATTTAGCTAAAGACAAACAAGGTCAATTGGTTTTTTTAGCGGATTCTGAATTTACCATACAAATGACTCAAAGTAAATATCCATCAGTAAAATTACACTTTACTAGCGAGTATAAAAGTTAA